The genomic window ATCCGAGCTACTTGGCGATCCCTATTTGTCAGCTCAGCAAGTTGCCCCCCCACATAATCACGCCGCACTTCTACCGCCTCCATCAACAGGGAAAACCGATTAACTACAACCTGCAGACGATGCTTGGCTAATACATCAAGCAGATGGTTTTCAAGAAAAGAGCCTAGCACCTGTTCAGCCCGAAAAAACGCATTTAACTGTGCACTAAAGCGCTCCATGTCAACCGCAGAATGAAGATTCTCCAAGGCTATTAGGCTCGACTCAAGATCATCCAGCAGTACTGAAGAAGCTACAGGTTTAGACAGTAACGGCGCCATGATTGCTCCCTAGCCCTTTACCACCGGCTCGTTGCTGGTGCCCCAATTCTTCCCATGCCTCTCTAACAGTTTCCAGCAAAACAGCGACTTCGTCCAACTTACCTTGGATATTCGAGGAGGATCCTTCCATCAAGCGGCGCTTCGCATAATCGTACAGCGCAGCAAGATTTACTGAGATTTCTCCTCCACGAGCATGATCCAAGGTGATTTCAAGCTCGCTAATGATATCCAGTGCCCTGTTCAAACATGCTCCTTTTTTGGTGTACTGCCCCGCCTCAATAGCCAAGGAAGCTTCTCGAATCGAACGGATTGCTCCTGCATACAGCATTTCCACCAATTCGGCAGGGTTGGCTCCCAAGAGCCTAGCTTCCAAGACATCATTTTCATATACACGTGTAAATTGCCGAAGATTTCTTTGCATAAACCTGACCACATTCACCTGAAATTACGCAATATCACAAGCGGAGCATGCTCTTCATGCGGGAAAGTGACTGCTGCATTTTAGCCAGAGCAACATCCAATGCGGTGTATTGCTTCCTCAGTGCCGCCTCTGTTTTTTCAAGACGCACATTCATGCTATCCTGCTGATTCTGATTTGTTTTTATCCTGCTGTCCAATACTTCTTGCCGACCATCCACTAGCCCACCGTCATGGAGCATGGAATCGACCATTTTATTTATCTGCGCAGAAGTCGCGGTCAAATTCTTTTTAACGGTATCTGGATCATCTTTAAATGCCTTCTCGAATTTACTCTTGGTAAATTTGAGCTTTCCATCCACCCCGACTTCAACCCCCATCATGGCAAGTGGAGCCATGCTGGTTGCACCTTCGGGTCGATATACGGATGAATACAAATTATCTTTTATCGATCGCATAAGGCCATCACCCTTGAATGACCCAGTTGACATTTGAGTTGTCAGTCCCACTACTTCGTTATAGGCATTAACAAAGTCTTCGACCCCTTGAGCAATAGCATCATTATCTTGCTCAACATTAACAGAGAAGCTTCCAATCTTACTAATTGAAAGGCTTACCCCGGGAATAACATCATCAATTTTGTTGCCTGCGCTTTTAACGACCACTCCGTTTACATTAACCACTGCATCTTTGCCCGGCTGGTTGTTTTGAACCGTAATACCAGCTCCGAAATTAAAATCCGTATCAGAATAGCCAGCGACTTCACCGCTCTGCTTTGAGGTAAAAACAATCTTTTCCCCTCCTGACGACTTAACTAGGGCGGCTGATACTTTCATGCCGGGCTCAGCATTAATTTTACCAACCAAGTCTTTAACTGACATGGTAACAGGCGCGCTGCCTAAAGTAATTTCAGTCCCCGCCACAGTTATTTTTTCTGGTAGCGTCACATTTCCATTGATATCCGGCGAAAGACTGCTTACATCCAGACTGTCTACCCTCGACTGTGCAATCTGTGTAACGGAAACATTGTACATCCCCGGCACTGCACCACCATTTACCGTCACACGTCCAACGGTATCATCACTCCCCGTTGCTTTAATCGAATTAAAAAAATCCGGTCTACCCAACGCGGCTGCTTTTTCCTTAAAGCTAGATAGCGCATTTTTAATCTTGCCAAGATCAGAAACCTGAGTATCCAAATCTTTTTTTTGC from Laribacter hongkongensis DSM 14985 includes these protein-coding regions:
- the fliS gene encoding flagellar export chaperone FliS, whose amino-acid sequence is MQRNLRQFTRVYENDVLEARLLGANPAELVEMLYAGAIRSIREASLAIEAGQYTKKGACLNRALDIISELEITLDHARGGEISVNLAALYDYAKRRLMEGSSSNIQGKLDEVAVLLETVREAWEELGHQQRAGGKGLGSNHGAVTV
- the fliD gene encoding flagellar filament capping protein FliD gives rise to the protein MGISSAGVGSGLDLEGIISSLMAIEKRPLQKLEQQKKDLDTQVSDLGKIKNALSSFKEKAAALGRPDFFNSIKATGSDDTVGRVTVNGGAVPGMYNVSVTQIAQSRVDSLDVSSLSPDINGNVTLPEKITVAGTEITLGSAPVTMSVKDLVGKINAEPGMKVSAALVKSSGGEKIVFTSKQSGEVAGYSDTDFNFGAGITVQNNQPGKDAVVNVNGVVVKSAGNKIDDVIPGVSLSISKIGSFSVNVEQDNDAIAQGVEDFVNAYNEVVGLTTQMSTGSFKGDGLMRSIKDNLYSSVYRPEGATSMAPLAMMGVEVGVDGKLKFTKSKFEKAFKDDPDTVKKNLTATSAQINKMVDSMLHDGGLVDGRQEVLDSRIKTNQNQQDSMNVRLEKTEAALRKQYTALDVALAKMQQSLSRMKSMLRL